From Lujinxingia vulgaris, a single genomic window includes:
- a CDS encoding lysyl oxidase family protein — translation MNASIRARLFCAALTLALFTTHFSACTSGSVEDAITAAPVADAEVRLYGWPPPESTGYSWEWPRDLRREQPDHFTRSAAARFNGSNFGLGGAGPCLVDPESTLIPGQWYRVRVDHPDYRPGIFYRFHDGFNETCAFDLCSSAGIESAEGPCRREDFALWPREGDYQLLPDIIVDVREFEDNLWQCALMPSGPPIFGLRVGSSTANVGTGPLHLEGRGFGVEDDPELAQVVQKIDRNQGGQDEVDLGQDTFELHPGHNHIHFKDWLELNLIEPTAECDTPGERPESCKLASGTKLSFCIMDLEPFDAEIREHYEGHQRYPEPPTCDSVEQGLSPGWKDVYHALLEGQVIIVGDAEAMEALPTAVIVEASVDPRGKLTELDTTNNRASQRLTRPLDLPALCNSPRSRIDCSGPESSFDDEEQEMCPDYLRFIDNLTVRRP, via the coding sequence ATGAACGCGTCGATCCGAGCCAGGCTCTTCTGCGCAGCGCTCACGCTGGCGCTGTTCACCACGCATTTCAGTGCGTGCACCTCCGGCAGCGTCGAAGACGCCATCACCGCCGCGCCGGTGGCCGACGCGGAAGTTCGGCTCTACGGCTGGCCGCCGCCCGAGTCGACCGGTTACAGCTGGGAGTGGCCCCGCGATCTTCGCCGTGAGCAGCCGGACCACTTCACGCGCAGCGCCGCCGCGCGTTTTAACGGCTCGAACTTCGGCCTGGGCGGCGCTGGCCCCTGCCTGGTCGACCCGGAGTCCACGCTGATCCCGGGCCAGTGGTACCGCGTTCGCGTCGATCATCCCGACTACCGCCCCGGGATCTTCTACCGCTTCCACGACGGCTTTAACGAGACCTGCGCCTTCGACCTCTGCTCCTCGGCAGGCATCGAGAGCGCCGAGGGGCCCTGCAGAAGAGAGGACTTCGCGCTCTGGCCGCGTGAAGGCGACTACCAGCTCTTGCCGGACATCATCGTCGATGTGCGGGAGTTTGAAGACAACCTCTGGCAATGCGCCCTGATGCCCTCAGGCCCTCCGATTTTCGGGCTGCGCGTGGGCTCGAGCACCGCCAACGTGGGCACCGGCCCCCTGCATCTGGAGGGGCGAGGCTTTGGCGTGGAGGATGACCCGGAGCTTGCGCAGGTGGTTCAGAAGATCGATCGCAACCAGGGAGGCCAGGACGAGGTCGACCTGGGACAGGACACCTTTGAGCTTCATCCGGGTCATAACCACATCCATTTTAAAGACTGGCTGGAGCTCAACCTGATCGAGCCCACCGCCGAGTGCGACACCCCTGGCGAGCGGCCGGAGAGCTGCAAACTGGCCAGCGGCACCAAGCTCTCGTTCTGCATCATGGATCTGGAGCCCTTCGACGCCGAGATCCGTGAGCATTATGAGGGCCATCAGCGCTACCCCGAGCCCCCCACCTGCGACAGCGTGGAGCAGGGGCTCTCCCCGGGCTGGAAAGACGTCTACCACGCCCTGCTCGAAGGTCAGGTCATCATCGTCGGCGATGCCGAGGCGATGGAGGCGCTTCCCACCGCTGTCATTGTCGAGGCCAGCGTCGATCCACGAGGAAAACTCACCGAACTCGACACCACAAACAACCGCGCCAGCCAGCGCCTGACTCGCCCCCTGGATCTGCCCGCGCTCTGCAATTCCCCGAGAAGTCGCATTGACTGCAGCGGTCCGGAGTCTAGCTTTGACGACGAAGAGCAGGAGATGTGTCCGGACTACCTGCGCTTCATTGACAACCTGACGGTGCGTCGCCCCTGA
- a CDS encoding alpha/beta hydrolase family protein has product MLTHHRSRLAAAWLASLLLVACGDDQVTDSPDANAPDTDVLADADPGDTDAHDAGDTADADVNPLDELPEGPWPIEERGHFNIGYSYTKIAYLPRGDGEEEREIFISIWYPTLDTEGHEARYLNAINAPAGVLRDPTPAIDQAEPAPLMVFSHGNGSFSVQSYFFAEYLTSHGYVVIAPDHKGNTFSDTGGAVQLGSTVYRPQDVSAILDWVEALPEDHALYGKISPSKIAISGHSLGGFTTLANTGATLDMEAVDAGCAANTISNRICQIFENDQNAIFAEGFLDDRFKASIPMTPAGAEVYVPGTSAIEIPTLMWTAGRDLTLPNEVEGDPLWEAMQGSQHRRIDITDGGHFTFSNLCELLGGAVEDLQDDGCSPTNIGYEEAYLVINAYSMAFLRLHLDGDTSYEAMLNGDDPLSDSLVFDRHE; this is encoded by the coding sequence ATGCTCACCCACCACCGGTCACGCCTGGCCGCCGCCTGGCTCGCCAGCCTCCTTCTTGTCGCCTGCGGCGATGATCAGGTCACCGACAGCCCCGACGCCAACGCGCCAGATACCGACGTCCTGGCCGACGCCGACCCCGGAGACACGGACGCGCATGATGCCGGCGACACCGCCGACGCCGACGTCAATCCCCTCGATGAACTTCCCGAGGGCCCCTGGCCCATCGAGGAGCGCGGCCACTTCAACATCGGCTACTCCTACACAAAGATCGCCTACCTCCCCCGCGGCGATGGCGAGGAGGAGCGCGAGATCTTTATCTCCATCTGGTATCCGACGCTCGATACCGAGGGCCACGAGGCGCGCTACCTCAACGCCATCAACGCTCCGGCGGGCGTGCTGCGCGATCCGACCCCGGCCATCGATCAGGCCGAGCCCGCCCCGCTGATGGTCTTCTCCCACGGCAACGGCAGCTTCAGCGTGCAGAGCTACTTTTTTGCCGAATACCTGACCAGTCACGGCTACGTCGTCATCGCGCCGGATCATAAAGGAAACACCTTCAGTGATACCGGCGGTGCGGTGCAGCTGGGGTCCACGGTCTACCGCCCTCAGGACGTCAGCGCGATCCTCGACTGGGTCGAAGCCCTCCCCGAAGATCATGCGCTCTACGGCAAGATCTCGCCATCGAAGATCGCCATCAGCGGCCACAGCCTGGGCGGCTTCACCACCCTGGCCAACACCGGCGCCACGCTGGATATGGAAGCCGTTGACGCCGGCTGCGCCGCGAACACCATCAGCAACCGCATCTGCCAGATCTTCGAAAACGATCAGAACGCCATCTTCGCCGAGGGCTTTCTCGATGATCGTTTTAAGGCCTCCATTCCCATGACCCCGGCCGGCGCCGAGGTGTACGTGCCGGGCACCTCGGCCATCGAGATCCCCACGCTGATGTGGACCGCCGGGCGCGATCTGACGCTCCCCAATGAGGTTGAAGGCGACCCACTCTGGGAGGCGATGCAAGGCTCGCAGCACCGCCGCATCGACATCACCGACGGCGGCCACTTCACCTTCTCGAACCTCTGCGAGCTGCTCGGCGGCGCGGTCGAAGACCTCCAGGACGACGGCTGCAGCCCGACGAACATCGGGTATGAAGAGGCCTACCTGGTGATCAATGCCTACAGCATGGCCTTCTTACGCCTGCACCTCGACGGCGACACCAGCTACGAGGCGATGCTCAACGGCGACGATCCGCTGAGCGACTCACTCGTCTTCGATCGTCACGAGTAA
- a CDS encoding acyl-CoA-binding protein, whose amino-acid sequence MSLQNDFESATRRVQTLGSTPDNATLLDLYALFKQATAGDVEGKQPSRLKIRERAKFDAWAQKKGMSQDEAKEAYITLVNSLVNS is encoded by the coding sequence ATGAGCCTTCAAAACGACTTCGAATCTGCCACCCGCCGTGTGCAAACGCTGGGCAGCACCCCCGACAACGCCACCCTCCTCGATCTCTATGCCCTCTTTAAGCAGGCCACCGCCGGCGATGTCGAAGGCAAGCAGCCCTCGCGCCTGAAGATCCGCGAGCGGGCCAAGTTCGACGCCTGGGCGCAGAAAAAAGGCATGTCGCAGGATGAGGCCAAAGAGGCCTACATCACGCTCGTCAACTCGCTGGTCAATTCCTGA
- a CDS encoding YheT family hydrolase yields the protein MKTQNPLKRWTGSAALRERVGGHLQTIAPALRHDWLPRKAPRANLWRTRVDDGRDGEVTLSGMFADVAGVSDLVIVVHGLGGSVDRGYCVEAARAARQAGLPCLRLAMRGADGLGEDMHHAGLTDDLRAVLQQPFFERFERIALLGYSMGGHVCLKAAAEGLGPKVKAVAAVCPPLDLEATQRCLDAPANIIYRRHLLGGLNQMYAGIAERGQVPTPPERVRLATTIREWDQLTVVPRFKFRDVDDYYRSQSVGPLLKSLEVPALVVASPGDPMIPADSLRGPLVAAATRVEARWVAGGGHVFFRPDVDLGFGNAPGLEQQILSWCFG from the coding sequence ATGAAGACTCAAAACCCGCTGAAACGATGGACCGGGAGTGCGGCGCTGCGCGAGCGCGTGGGAGGGCATCTGCAGACGATCGCCCCGGCGCTGCGCCATGACTGGCTCCCACGCAAGGCGCCGCGCGCCAACCTCTGGCGCACCCGCGTCGACGACGGGCGCGATGGCGAGGTGACGCTCAGCGGGATGTTTGCCGATGTGGCCGGGGTCTCCGACCTGGTGATCGTGGTGCACGGGCTGGGCGGCTCGGTCGACCGCGGCTACTGCGTGGAGGCGGCGCGCGCCGCTCGCCAGGCCGGGCTTCCCTGTCTGCGGCTGGCGATGCGCGGCGCCGACGGGCTTGGCGAGGATATGCACCACGCCGGACTCACCGATGATCTTCGCGCGGTGTTGCAGCAGCCTTTTTTTGAGCGTTTTGAGCGCATCGCGTTGCTGGGCTACTCGATGGGCGGGCATGTCTGCCTGAAGGCCGCTGCGGAGGGCCTGGGGCCAAAGGTTAAGGCCGTGGCTGCGGTATGCCCGCCCCTGGATCTCGAAGCCACCCAGCGCTGTCTGGATGCGCCTGCGAACATCATCTACCGCCGCCACCTGCTCGGCGGGCTCAACCAGATGTATGCGGGCATCGCCGAGCGCGGCCAGGTGCCCACCCCGCCGGAGCGGGTGCGCCTGGCGACCACGATCCGCGAGTGGGATCAGCTCACGGTGGTGCCGCGCTTTAAGTTTCGCGATGTCGATGACTACTACCGCTCGCAGTCGGTGGGGCCTCTTCTCAAATCACTGGAGGTGCCGGCGCTGGTGGTGGCGAGCCCGGGCGATCCGATGATTCCGGCCGACTCCCTGCGCGGGCCGCTGGTGGCTGCGGCCACGCGCGTGGAGGCACGCTGGGTGGCCGGCGGGGGGCATGTGTTCTTTCGGCCCGACGTCGACCTGGGCTTTGGCAACGCGCCGGGGCTGGAGCAGCAGATCTTGAGCTGGTGCTTCGGCTAA
- the rho gene encoding transcription termination factor Rho yields MSRNRSRGRRRSGNRQSSKPKVDLATLTAKLSDYTPIQPKERIRLETDRYEYIGRIMDMFTPISRGQRCLITSPPKAGKTTILKTIGKAVHKNHPDIFQLAVLIDERPEEATDFRRKMPFEVHASTSDRSSSNHIKVAEKAFTIALEKVLEGKDVLILLDSITRLARAYNVEHTGSGGRTLSGGVSAGALDIPRQLFGAARNLEGGGSLTIIGTALIETGSRMDEVIFQEFKGTGNMELLLDEELVLRRVFPAIDIASSGTRREEMMLDELERKQTPLLRRRLMDQSPVEGMQWMIKRLHDSKNNQNFLRSIPQL; encoded by the coding sequence ATGAGTAGAAATCGCAGCCGCGGTCGTCGCCGCAGCGGCAATCGCCAGAGCTCCAAGCCCAAAGTCGACCTGGCTACGCTGACCGCGAAGCTCTCCGACTACACCCCCATCCAGCCCAAAGAGCGCATCCGGCTGGAGACCGACCGCTACGAATACATCGGGCGGATCATGGACATGTTCACCCCGATCTCTCGGGGCCAGCGTTGCCTGATCACAAGCCCGCCCAAGGCCGGCAAGACCACGATCCTCAAGACGATCGGCAAGGCCGTCCACAAGAACCACCCCGACATCTTCCAACTCGCCGTCCTCATCGACGAGCGCCCCGAAGAGGCCACCGACTTCCGCCGGAAGATGCCCTTCGAGGTGCACGCTTCGACCTCCGACCGCTCCTCAAGCAACCACATCAAGGTGGCCGAGAAGGCGTTTACCATCGCGCTGGAGAAGGTGCTCGAAGGTAAGGATGTGCTCATCCTGCTCGACTCGATCACGCGTCTGGCCCGCGCCTACAACGTCGAGCACACCGGCTCGGGCGGTCGCACGTTGAGCGGTGGCGTCTCCGCCGGCGCGCTCGATATCCCCCGCCAGCTCTTCGGCGCGGCCCGCAACCTGGAGGGCGGCGGAAGCCTCACGATCATCGGCACCGCGCTTATTGAGACCGGAAGCCGCATGGACGAGGTGATCTTCCAGGAGTTCAAAGGCACCGGCAATATGGAGCTTCTCCTCGACGAAGAGCTCGTGCTGCGACGGGTCTTCCCGGCCATCGACATCGCCAGCAGCGGCACCCGCCGCGAAGAGATGATGCTCGATGAGCTCGAGCGCAAGCAGACCCCGCTTCTGCGCCGACGCCTCATGGATCAGAGCCCGGTGGAGGGCATGCAGTGGATGATCAAGCGTCTGCACGACTCCAAGAATAATCAGAACTTCTTGCGCTCCATCCCCCAGCTTTAA
- a CDS encoding S41 family peptidase, with product MTIRARMSGWFRGALLAMLVVIGGCGAFLGPDPANTPESNFEIFWESFDRHYAHFVHKDVDWDEVYRRYRPRVDSQTTDEELLEIFGEMIRYLEDGHVYVSAGEVGRVQSDLHLRGSRRNYDRNLINRRYILGKELSAGEGNFRYGWAGHSIGYVHLATLSGAEGIGDDVHGWIEDLDDILAYFKDAEGLVIDLRNNSGGRAFNTTFFASRFATDTRDFVVTRTRNGARHDAFSSPTVWKVSPAGPRQFTRPVVVLTNRYSFSAAEWLTLALRQYDHVTHIGTNSGGGLAMFLPRELPNGWHYTISVQETRDADGVFYERVGVPPHIHVENTPEDVSENRDAILEQAILHLKKQAGLPQR from the coding sequence ATGACGATCAGAGCGCGGATGAGCGGGTGGTTTCGAGGAGCGCTGCTGGCAATGCTGGTAGTGATCGGCGGTTGCGGCGCCTTTCTGGGACCGGATCCGGCCAACACACCCGAGAGCAACTTCGAGATCTTCTGGGAGTCCTTCGACCGGCATTATGCGCATTTTGTGCATAAGGACGTCGACTGGGATGAGGTCTACCGGCGCTATCGCCCGAGGGTCGACTCCCAGACCACCGACGAGGAACTTCTGGAGATCTTTGGCGAAATGATCCGCTACCTGGAAGACGGCCACGTCTATGTCTCGGCCGGCGAGGTGGGGAGGGTGCAGAGTGATCTTCATCTGCGGGGCTCGCGGCGCAACTACGACCGCAACCTGATCAACCGGCGCTACATTCTGGGTAAGGAGCTAAGCGCCGGAGAGGGCAACTTCCGTTACGGCTGGGCCGGTCATTCCATCGGATATGTGCATCTGGCGACCTTAAGCGGCGCCGAAGGCATCGGCGATGATGTGCACGGGTGGATCGAAGATCTCGATGACATCCTCGCCTATTTTAAAGATGCCGAAGGGCTGGTGATCGATCTTCGTAACAACAGCGGGGGCAGGGCGTTTAACACGACCTTCTTCGCCAGTCGCTTTGCCACCGATACCCGCGACTTTGTGGTCACCCGCACCCGCAACGGCGCTCGCCATGACGCCTTCTCGTCCCCCACCGTCTGGAAGGTCTCGCCGGCGGGGCCGCGTCAGTTCACGCGTCCGGTGGTGGTGCTGACCAATCGCTACAGCTTCAGCGCCGCGGAGTGGCTCACGCTGGCGCTGCGCCAGTACGATCATGTCACGCATATCGGCACCAACAGCGGCGGAGGCCTGGCGATGTTTCTGCCGCGGGAGCTCCCCAACGGCTGGCACTACACCATCTCGGTGCAGGAGACGCGCGACGCTGACGGGGTGTTTTACGAGCGGGTCGGCGTGCCGCCCCATATCCATGTGGAGAATACGCCGGAAGACGTCAGCGAGAACCGCGACGCGATCCTCGAGCAGGCGATCCTGCACCTCAAAAAGCAGGCGGGTCTGCCCCAGCGTTGA
- a CDS encoding amidohydrolase family protein, producing the protein MRSSRYLLRFSLVFVVALSAACSSADPPITTPDAGQPDIGQPDADVGEDPDTDVDEDTGPVDEDASQPSPPAEVERVGAGGFLLRGTVLTLDGPIEDGEVLIEGGAITCVADDCSGEPGAATVTVINTHGVISPGLVDAHNHLPYNFLMPWIPGDVGFFGNRYQWAEDPAYEAHVAPYANRRSTGTHYCPAAKWGELRSVIHGTTTVMGQSFQQRCVDWGTRNADHYHGLGYNHMRTTIGSPRDITDADAQSYIESFNDPDEPKTRLAVHMAEGISGDNIELEFSSFAGRDTRDNRHAGTSLLYNGTAMLIHSVALTDAELEEAYMTDSKIVWSPSSNLALYGVTADIESILDLGIITALGPDWTVSGEFDMLAEMRVAYRYGQEQEIDALTPQRIWEMATWDGAIAVGLEHSVGQLEPGYAADIVVFGREGNDPYRAVIESDADDVRLSLIDGQVYFGDAALQEAAARNEYCETFPTCGTSKFLCVQDSPSAGDRRDETYADIRQQLIDILEGTGYPEDEQYGRGDELLDLVICP; encoded by the coding sequence ATGCGATCTTCGCGATACCTGTTGCGCTTTAGCCTTGTTTTTGTCGTCGCTCTGAGCGCGGCCTGCTCCAGCGCCGACCCGCCCATCACCACCCCCGACGCCGGCCAACCTGACATCGGCCAGCCTGACGCCGACGTCGGCGAAGATCCCGACACGGATGTCGACGAAGATACCGGCCCGGTCGACGAAGACGCCTCCCAACCTTCTCCTCCCGCCGAAGTTGAGCGCGTGGGCGCCGGTGGCTTTTTGCTCCGCGGCACCGTCCTCACCCTGGACGGTCCCATTGAAGATGGCGAGGTACTGATCGAAGGCGGCGCCATCACCTGCGTCGCCGATGATTGCTCCGGCGAGCCAGGCGCGGCCACGGTCACGGTGATAAACACCCACGGGGTGATCTCACCGGGGCTGGTCGACGCTCATAACCACCTCCCCTACAACTTCCTGATGCCCTGGATCCCCGGCGATGTCGGCTTCTTCGGCAACCGCTACCAGTGGGCCGAAGATCCCGCCTACGAGGCCCACGTCGCGCCTTACGCCAACCGACGCAGCACCGGCACCCACTACTGCCCGGCTGCCAAATGGGGTGAGCTGCGTTCGGTGATTCACGGCACCACCACGGTGATGGGGCAGTCTTTTCAGCAACGCTGCGTCGACTGGGGCACCCGCAACGCCGACCACTACCACGGCCTGGGCTACAACCACATGCGCACCACCATCGGCTCGCCACGCGACATCACCGATGCCGACGCCCAGAGCTACATCGAGAGCTTCAACGACCCGGATGAGCCCAAAACTCGCCTGGCCGTGCATATGGCCGAGGGCATCAGCGGCGACAACATCGAACTCGAATTTAGCTCCTTTGCCGGCCGCGACACCCGCGACAACCGCCACGCCGGCACCTCCCTGCTCTACAATGGCACCGCGATGCTCATTCACTCGGTGGCGCTCACCGACGCCGAGCTTGAAGAAGCCTACATGACGGACTCCAAGATCGTGTGGTCGCCTTCGAGCAACCTCGCACTCTACGGGGTGACCGCCGACATCGAGTCCATCCTCGACTTAGGCATCATCACCGCGCTCGGCCCTGACTGGACCGTCTCCGGGGAGTTCGACATGCTCGCTGAGATGCGCGTGGCTTATCGCTACGGACAGGAGCAAGAGATCGACGCGCTCACCCCACAGCGCATCTGGGAGATGGCCACCTGGGACGGCGCCATCGCCGTGGGCCTGGAGCATAGCGTGGGGCAGCTTGAGCCCGGCTACGCCGCCGACATCGTCGTCTTCGGACGCGAAGGCAACGACCCGTATCGGGCGGTGATCGAGAGTGATGCCGACGACGTGCGCCTGAGCCTCATCGACGGCCAGGTCTACTTCGGCGACGCCGCCCTGCAAGAAGCCGCCGCGCGAAACGAATATTGTGAAACCTTCCCCACCTGCGGCACATCGAAGTTTCTGTGTGTCCAGGACAGCCCCTCGGCCGGCGATCGTCGCGATGAGACTTATGCCGACATCCGCCAGCAACTGATTGACATCCTCGAGGGCACTGGCTACCCGGAGGATGAACAGTACGGTCGCGGCGATGAGCTGCTCGACCTTGTGATTTGCCCCTGA
- a CDS encoding serine/threonine-protein kinase yields the protein MAIENKQRARKRKKSSASATKVFAGRYAYKKPLGRGAGGSVYLAEDLREGEREVALKVLSADAYNSVQGKMLRREFEILSKLAHPNLVRVFDYGSLPDGGVYLAEEYIDGFSLQDARALLEPAALIDITLQLLQGLSYLHAMGMIHRDIKPANVMLLWLDDASALPMAKLVDFGLSSMDPKRDTLRGGTRSYMAPEVIRGEKGEQRSDLYSLGVTLYYALCGVLPFGPRSKDDPPPTEEDFRPPEPHRLNAEVPLELSRFTMALLRQLPDVDYADAGEALQALAQDTGVLEQWSAGRMANSLDVAATPVIRGYFERGILARRIDEDDLLLEWLSTNESEAMGQLYLIRGAEGAGKSRLLHDVQASSKLGGHVVLESTCYEGMGAYALLTDLVTQTMELALSQDQLGLEPYRPALQARHLMTALGIVTAGERVQPFVEQAWMRAALEEAVGLLKPQQLVFFIDELHLADEASLEVIEDWFRAVKVRNRPDIVAALTEGEVCTRLQKGQGVQLLPIEGVVREDVADFFGEQLAISGLSDVWIEDVNRAARGRPAYVEELCRYLIDAGLLRRQSASRWAARLDEVEARGVPASLRESLRRRVTAVGAAGRECLELLSLMERPLLWESARKLLVAGGASASEAERTLQTVLWRNLVEIDLLAGGRFVRLIHEELGEAVSDMISPEWRRALHRRIGQQLTRDWRRGAARASEAAHHLAAGGNLDVAAHYFIMAAEEDRADGDSAQAYALFQRADEALSAGPERALVSLHLANLAIAHFDTESARRWLSRADEASRACDSRWLRWQVLFRGAELMLYVGDVAQAERWRARIDEEGVAEYGAVDLLTLDARLLLGRGKLELASEMLQRCVERASNGVVRYRQASALGSLAHVQIVCGQSALGLKSYQQAIEMADRLGEEGLRAEVLTGYGADLRRIGSPVESRDALLEALDLALQSERAWVAIEALFQLAWTLATLGNRSDARRRASEAYRLAQQLGHRASEEKIALFLGGLVLRSRAEQEIGAEQLERVALAFDAREDYRVERAELLMATGDLMIELQLAEVGARLLQRGRNQAFRMGAHGLLPRL from the coding sequence ATGGCCATCGAAAACAAGCAGCGAGCGCGAAAGCGCAAGAAGAGCAGCGCTTCGGCGACCAAGGTGTTTGCGGGGCGCTACGCCTACAAAAAGCCGCTGGGCCGGGGGGCGGGCGGGTCGGTCTATCTGGCCGAAGATCTGCGTGAGGGCGAGCGCGAGGTGGCGCTCAAGGTGCTCTCGGCCGATGCCTACAACAGCGTGCAGGGGAAGATGCTGCGCCGTGAGTTTGAGATCCTCTCCAAACTCGCGCACCCCAACCTTGTGCGGGTCTTCGACTACGGCAGCCTCCCGGACGGTGGCGTGTACCTGGCCGAGGAGTACATCGACGGGTTCAGTCTGCAGGATGCGCGCGCGCTGCTGGAGCCTGCGGCGCTCATCGATATCACCCTGCAACTTCTGCAGGGCTTAAGTTACCTGCATGCGATGGGCATGATTCACCGCGATATTAAGCCGGCCAACGTGATGTTGCTCTGGCTCGATGACGCCTCGGCGCTGCCGATGGCCAAGCTGGTGGACTTTGGCCTCTCCAGCATGGATCCCAAGCGCGACACGCTGCGCGGGGGCACGCGCTCCTACATGGCGCCCGAGGTTATTCGTGGGGAGAAGGGCGAGCAGCGCTCCGATCTCTACAGCCTGGGGGTGACGCTTTATTACGCGTTGTGCGGGGTACTTCCCTTTGGGCCGCGCAGCAAAGATGATCCGCCGCCTACCGAGGAGGATTTTCGGCCGCCGGAGCCGCATCGACTCAACGCGGAGGTTCCGCTGGAGCTGAGCCGCTTTACGATGGCGCTTTTGCGCCAGCTTCCCGACGTGGACTATGCCGACGCTGGCGAGGCGCTGCAGGCTCTGGCGCAGGATACAGGCGTGCTTGAGCAGTGGTCGGCGGGGCGGATGGCCAACTCGCTGGATGTGGCCGCCACGCCGGTGATTCGCGGCTACTTTGAGCGCGGGATTCTGGCGCGCCGTATCGATGAAGATGATCTTTTGCTGGAGTGGCTCTCGACCAATGAGAGCGAGGCCATGGGCCAGCTCTACCTGATCCGCGGTGCGGAGGGAGCGGGGAAGTCGCGCTTGCTTCATGATGTGCAGGCGTCCTCGAAGTTGGGCGGGCACGTGGTGCTCGAGAGCACCTGTTATGAGGGCATGGGCGCCTATGCGCTGCTGACCGATCTGGTGACGCAGACGATGGAGCTTGCGCTCAGCCAGGATCAGCTGGGGCTTGAGCCCTACCGCCCGGCGTTGCAGGCCCGGCACCTGATGACGGCGTTGGGCATTGTGACCGCTGGCGAGCGGGTGCAGCCCTTTGTAGAGCAGGCCTGGATGCGGGCGGCCCTGGAAGAAGCCGTAGGGTTGCTCAAGCCGCAGCAGCTGGTCTTCTTTATCGATGAGCTGCACCTGGCCGATGAGGCCAGCCTGGAGGTGATCGAAGACTGGTTCCGCGCGGTGAAAGTTCGAAACCGCCCCGACATCGTCGCCGCGCTCACCGAGGGGGAGGTGTGCACCCGGCTGCAAAAAGGGCAGGGCGTGCAGCTTTTGCCCATCGAAGGGGTGGTGCGCGAAGACGTGGCCGACTTCTTCGGGGAGCAGCTCGCCATCAGCGGGCTCTCGGATGTGTGGATCGAAGATGTGAACCGGGCTGCCCGCGGTCGGCCGGCCTATGTTGAGGAGCTGTGCCGCTATCTCATCGACGCCGGCCTGCTCAGGCGGCAGTCCGCCTCGCGCTGGGCTGCGCGCCTCGATGAGGTGGAGGCGCGCGGGGTTCCCGCATCCTTGCGCGAGTCGTTGCGGCGACGCGTGACCGCGGTGGGCGCGGCCGGTCGGGAGTGCCTGGAGTTGCTCTCCTTGATGGAGCGTCCGCTGCTCTGGGAGAGCGCCCGAAAACTTCTGGTCGCCGGTGGGGCGAGCGCCTCGGAGGCCGAGCGCACGCTGCAGACGGTGTTGTGGCGTAACCTCGTCGAGATCGATCTTCTGGCCGGCGGGCGTTTTGTGCGCCTGATCCATGAAGAGCTTGGCGAGGCGGTCTCTGACATGATCAGCCCGGAGTGGCGCCGGGCGCTGCACCGGCGCATCGGGCAGCAGCTCACCCGCGACTGGCGCCGGGGTGCGGCGCGCGCCTCCGAGGCGGCGCATCATCTGGCCGCCGGCGGCAACCTCGATGTGGCCGCGCATTACTTCATTATGGCCGCCGAAGAAGATCGCGCCGACGGCGATAGTGCGCAGGCCTACGCGCTCTTTCAGCGTGCCGATGAGGCGCTCTCCGCCGGCCCGGAGCGCGCGCTGGTGAGCCTGCATCTGGCCAATCTTGCGATCGCGCATTTCGACACAGAGAGCGCGCGGCGCTGGCTCTCGCGCGCCGACGAGGCATCGCGCGCCTGCGACTCGCGCTGGCTGCGCTGGCAGGTGCTTTTTCGCGGCGCCGAGTTGATGCTCTACGTCGGCGACGTGGCGCAGGCCGAGAGATGGCGCGCCCGAATCGACGAGGAGGGTGTCGCCGAGTACGGCGCCGTCGATCTGCTCACGCTGGATGCGCGATTGCTTCTGGGACGCGGCAAGCTGGAGCTTGCCAGTGAAATGTTGCAGCGCTGCGTGGAGCGCGCGTCCAACGGCGTAGTGCGCTACCGTCAGGCCAGCGCGCTGGGCAGCCTCGCCCACGTGCAGATCGTCTGCGGGCAGTCCGCGCTCGGGCTTAAGAGCTACCAGCAGGCCATCGAGATGGCCGACCGTCTCGGTGAGGAGGGGCTGCGCGCTGAGGTGCTTACCGGCTACGGCGCCGACCTGCGTCGCATCGGAAGTCCGGTGGAGTCGCGCGACGCGCTTTTGGAGGCGCTTGACCTGGCGTTGCAATCCGAGCGGGCCTGGGTGGCCATTGAGGCGCTCTTTCAGCTGGCCTGGACGCTGGCCACCCTCGGCAACCGCTCGGACGCACGCCGGCGCGCCTCGGAGGCTTATCGCCTCGCGCAGCAGCTGGGACACCGCGCCTCGGAGGAGAAGATCGCGCTCTTTCTGGGCGGGCTTGTTCTGCGCAGCCGCGCCGAGCAGGAGATTGGCGCCGAGCAGCTTGAACGCGTCGCGCTGGCCTTCGACGCCCGAGAGGATTATAGGGTCGAGCGCGCCGAGCTGCTGATGGCCACCGGCGATCTGATGATCGAGCTGCAGCTGGCCGAGGTCGGCGCGCGTCTTCTGCAACGGGGGCGAAATCAGGCCTTCCGAATGGGGGCCCACGGTCTCCTCCCCAGGCTTTAA